The nucleotide sequence TTTTTAAAGAAAAAAGACATTTATTTGACCTTAACTTTCTCTTTTATAATCTCAATAACATCTACATTTCTGACTTTCGATATGATCCATCCGTGGATGTCGATATACATCAGTGTTCTTTTGTCGTACCGGTTGTTTTCGGATTCTTCCAGTTGTGTTTCGAATTCTTTGAAAGCAAAAATCTGTTCTGTCGAATTTTTATCACTGATTTGCTTGAAAAAATTCACAATGTTGAAATGCAAATCTGATGGATTTTTCATCTTTTTAGCGAACTTCAACGTGTTTTTTACAAAGTCATCATAATCGTCATCAAATCCAGCTTCGAATTTTGCCATCAAAATCAAAATCCTCGTATGGAATAGCAAATCCTCCTGAATATTCCCTTTTGAATTAATGATTTTCAAACCGTATTTAATGGTGTTCTGATAGTTTTTACTTCCAAAATACATTGATGCAATTTTCAGATAAAGTATCAGCAAATGATGTTCATCCACTTTATCACGGAATTTTTCTATTTTCAATTCCAACTCAGGAATCAATTTTGTGCCTTTGAAAAACTCACCTTTAATAAAATAAAGATTCATCATCGTATTGTAATAGGTGAGAAAAATCAAAGATTGTGAGTTCTCGTTATGCACAAAAATCTCAGACTTAACAACATTATTGAATTTCTCAAAACTCTTCTCAATTCCTCTAATACTACCATAAATGAATAAAATCTTGAACAAATAAGTGTTCCCTTTGATGTACCAAACCGGGTGGCTTTTTATCATTTCAGGATTCTTATGAAACAATTCTACCCATTGATAGGCATATTTCAGAGTGTATTTATAATCCTGCAAAAGCTGATTTTTCCAGACGTGCGCTTTGTAATACCAAAGTTTTTCCGTGAAATTCAGTTTGTTAAGGTCAATTTTTGTGACTTTTTTATCAAAAAAATCAATGGTTTTTTCTCGGTCTTCATCATTTTTGATGTAACCGTGCGTCAGCATTTCGCTGTATAATTTCAAGGACAAATTAGAAAGTCTGGTTGCGTATCTGTTTTGCTGACTTATTTCGCTGGATTGTCGGATAAGTTCGTCTGCTCGCCCATCAATACTTCGTGTAATGAATTGAGATTCAATTACTTTTTCAAGTTCAATGATTTCGGATGCGATTGTTTTTTCATCCAATTCCAGAGCCGATTGTTTGGCTTTGTCTAAGATTTTCAAAGCTTGTTTGTGTAATCCTTTTTGATAAAGAATATTAGCAAAATCAAGTTGTTCCCGAAGTTGCATTCTATTATTCTGATGACTTGGATTGAGTCTCAGACTTACCAAAATCTGCTTGTAAAGATGTGCTTTTAAATTCGAAAGCTGTTGTTTCGAGGATATTTTTTTCTCAAGAATGATTTCCTCGTTGTATTCCTTCATTTTGTCCAATTCAGAAAAAAGCAGGAGAAATTTTGCATCAACATTAATCCCGAGACGATTGACATATAGCTTAAATTGTCTCTTTTCCGACGTGGAAAGTGACTTAATAAGGACAAATAAAAAATCTTTCTGTAATTCTGACATTGTAAAAATTAAATATTTAAATACTTGATAATTAATTTTTTATAAATTATTTTGAGCAAATCGAATATTGTATTTTTTGAAGTATTTCCGTAATAAACAATAAATCAAATTCTACTTTTGAACATCAAAATTAGATAAAAACTCTATTATGAATCCTGAAAAAATTGAAATTTTTGATACGACACTGAGAGATGGGGAACAAGTCCCGGGATGTAAACTGAATACGGAACAAAAATTAGTTATTGCAGAGAAACTCGATTTTTTAGGTGTTGATATTATTGAAGCAGGTTTTCCGATTTCCAGTCCGGGCGATTTTCAGTCGGTTCAGGAGATTTCGAAAATTGTAAAAAATGCCAAAGTTTGCGGATTGACGAGAGCCAACAAAAAAGATATTGAAGTTGCGGCGGAAGCTTTGAAATATGCGAAAAGACCGAGAATCCATACAGGAATTGGAACTTCGGATTCTCATATCAAATTCAAATTCAATTCTACAAGAGAACAGATTTTGGAAAGAGCCGTTGACGCTGTAAAATATGCCAAAAATTTTGTCGATGATGTTGAGTTTTATGCTGAAGATGCGGGAAGAACGGACAATGATTTTCTTGCAAAAGTTTGCGAAGAAGTCATCAAAGCGGGAGCAACTGTTCTAAATATTCCTGATACAACGGGTTATTGTCTGCCGGAAGAGTACGGACAAAAAATCAAATATCTGAAAGAAAATGTAAGAGATATTGACAAAGCAGTTTTATCCTGCCATTGTCATAATGATTTGGGAATGGCAACAGCTAATTCTATTTCTGGAATTATTAACGGAGCCAGACAAATCGAATGCACCATCAATGGACTTGGCGAACGTGCTGGAAATACGGCATTGGAAGAGGTTGTAATGATTATTAAGCAACATCCTGACCTTAATTTCTTTACTAATATCAATTCCAAAATGCTGAATGAAATAAGTTATTTGGTTTCCGAACTGATGGGAATGCCGGTTCAGCCAAACAAAGCAATTGTTGGTGCGAATGCATTTGCGCACAGTTCAGGAATTCACCAGGATGGTGTCATCAAAAACAGAGAAACTTACGAGATTATCGACCCACGAGAAGTCGGAATCAACGAGTCTTCTATTGTTCTGACAGCGAGAAGCGGACGTTCTGCTTTGGCTTATCGATTCAAAAATATTGGTTTTGATGTGACAAAAGTAGAATTAGACTTTTTATATCAGGAGTTTTTGAAAATTGCCGATACTAAGAAAGAAGTTAATAATGACGATTTAAGCTATATGATGAAATCATTTAATCAAAAAATTGGATAGAAATAAAATGAGCCAAAACAAAACATTATTTGATAAAGTCTGGGATGCGCACGTTGTAGAAACCGTTCCGGATGGACCTCAGGTGATTTATATAGACAAACATTTGATTCACGAAGTGACCAGCCCGCAGGCTTTTGCAGAATTGGAAGCGAGAGGTTTAGAAATCTTTCGTCCGAATCAGATTGTTGCAACAGCAGACCACAATGTTCCGACTTTGGGACAAGAACTGCCTATCAAAGACGAATTATCAAGAACTCAAGTTCAGCAATTGACTGAAAATTGCAAAAAAAATAACATCGAATTATACGGACTTGGTCATCCATATCAAGGAATCGTTCACATCATTGCACCAGAATTGGGAATTACGCAACCGGGAATGAGCATCGTTTGTGGCGATAGTCACACTTCTACGCACGGTGCTTTTGGAGCGATTGCTTTTGGGATCGGGACAAGTCAGGTTGCACAGGTTTTTGCAAGCCAATGTCTGTTGATGAACAAACCAAAATCAATGCGTGTTTCCGTGAATGGAAAACTTAATAAGGATGTTCAGGCAAAAGATGTGATTCTTTATATTATTTCAAAAATCGGAACTGATGCTGGAACCGGATATTTCTGTGAATATGCCGGAAATGTCTTTGAAGAAATGTCGATGGAAGGAAGAATGACAGTTTGTAATATGAGCATAGAAATGGGAGCGAGAGGCGGAATGATTGCGCCGGACGAAACTACTTTCAATTATATCAAAGACAGAACATTTGCACCAAAAGGAGAGGAATGGGATGAAAAAGTAGCGTATTGGAAAACTTTGAAATCCGATTCTGATGCAGTTTTTGATAAAGAATTTGAATTTGCTGCAGAAGATATCAAACCAATGATAACTTACGGAACCAATCCGGGAATGGGAATTTCCATTGATTCTAAAATTCCGACTGCTCAAAACGAATCCGAGGAAAAAGCCCTGAAATATATGGGGTTGAACGCTGGACAATCAACTTCAGACATCAAAGTGAATTATGTGTTTATCGGAAGTTGTACTAATGCAAGAATAGAGGATTTCCGTTCTGCCGCAGATTATGTCAAAGGAAAGCAAAAAGCTGAAAATATTGTGGCTTGGTTGGTTCCTGGTTCACAGCAAGTGGCAAAACAAATTTATGATGAAGGATTGGATAAAGTATTTAATGATGCAGGTTTCCAAATCCGTCAGCCTGGATGTTCGGCTTGTTTGGCAATGAATGAAGATAAAATCCCGGAAGGTGAATATTGTGTTTCCACTTCCAACAGAAACTTCGAAGGTCGACAAGGTCAAGGTGCAAGAACACTTTTGGCAAGTCCGTTAACTGCTGCGAAAGTTGCTGTGGAAGGCAGAATCCCGGCTTTTGAAAATTTGAATTAAAATGCCTACCATAGAATCTATTAAGTCAAAATTCAATGCGGTATCAGAAAAATACGATAAGCAAAGAAAAGAACTGATACCTTGCTTTGATGATTTTTATAAAATACCAGTTG is from Epilithonimonas vandammei and encodes:
- the leuC gene encoding 3-isopropylmalate dehydratase large subunit codes for the protein MSQNKTLFDKVWDAHVVETVPDGPQVIYIDKHLIHEVTSPQAFAELEARGLEIFRPNQIVATADHNVPTLGQELPIKDELSRTQVQQLTENCKKNNIELYGLGHPYQGIVHIIAPELGITQPGMSIVCGDSHTSTHGAFGAIAFGIGTSQVAQVFASQCLLMNKPKSMRVSVNGKLNKDVQAKDVILYIISKIGTDAGTGYFCEYAGNVFEEMSMEGRMTVCNMSIEMGARGGMIAPDETTFNYIKDRTFAPKGEEWDEKVAYWKTLKSDSDAVFDKEFEFAAEDIKPMITYGTNPGMGISIDSKIPTAQNESEEKALKYMGLNAGQSTSDIKVNYVFIGSCTNARIEDFRSAADYVKGKQKAENIVAWLVPGSQQVAKQIYDEGLDKVFNDAGFQIRQPGCSACLAMNEDKIPEGEYCVSTSNRNFEGRQGQGARTLLASPLTAAKVAVEGRIPAFENLN
- a CDS encoding 2-isopropylmalate synthase, with translation MNPEKIEIFDTTLRDGEQVPGCKLNTEQKLVIAEKLDFLGVDIIEAGFPISSPGDFQSVQEISKIVKNAKVCGLTRANKKDIEVAAEALKYAKRPRIHTGIGTSDSHIKFKFNSTREQILERAVDAVKYAKNFVDDVEFYAEDAGRTDNDFLAKVCEEVIKAGATVLNIPDTTGYCLPEEYGQKIKYLKENVRDIDKAVLSCHCHNDLGMATANSISGIINGARQIECTINGLGERAGNTALEEVVMIIKQHPDLNFFTNINSKMLNEISYLVSELMGMPVQPNKAIVGANAFAHSSGIHQDGVIKNRETYEIIDPREVGINESSIVLTARSGRSALAYRFKNIGFDVTKVELDFLYQEFLKIADTKKEVNNDDLSYMMKSFNQKIG